From Periophthalmus magnuspinnatus isolate fPerMag1 chromosome 12, fPerMag1.2.pri, whole genome shotgun sequence, a single genomic window includes:
- the zmp:0000001301 gene encoding uncharacterized protein zmp:0000001301 produces MALASGHWIEKDSKGQAPSPRFGHALAVAGDVAFVFGGAALSPLQDGPLYLNDFHMLTVSSQEVMWEQIPHTGRVPSPREGPTLCVVKGKLFLFGGVSSPEDSECLSDVYSFDIVSLEWSLLEVKGRLLKTLRHCSASVRENIYVYGGTSGGTVSDDLLVFNTVSLKWTPVKTSGSVPPALWGQSCAVVGEQIFMFGGFGSNGDVSRDLYLLLTESLVWQKFELRGESPAPTSGHSLCAHHEKDLYLFGGKLQSEDGAENPSNEIHKLSLVKMKWKVPLYVGVPPTRRHGHTAFVLHSHLYVFGGRDKDQDFNDLKVMKLINPSERQPVLKGILSEFGLQGVGHSFTPTKIPNVRYDITESLLTNQSTAMAASPQATVLRDFGSVRDEAMRMIQNAFHLLDQELTKLDRDRAELTRSGLELQRDRENLEALRQQQQQEVRDMVERHRAQNEAWLRARAEENDRERRELSRIREEVVEEQQRLKEEQESVQKRSEHLLTIMQQFKGM; encoded by the exons ATGGCTTTAGCGAGTGGACACTGGATTGAAAAGGACTCTAAAGGACAGGCCCCCAGCCCCAG ATTTGGACATGCTTTGGCTGTAGCTGGAGATGTGGCGTTTGTGTTTGGAggagctgctctctctcctctgcag GACGGCCCACTTTACCTGAACGACTTCCACATGCTCACAG TGTCGTCGCAGGAGGTGATGTGGGAGCAGATCCCTCACACGGGGAGGGTCCCCTCACCACGAGAAGGTCCCACACTCTG TGTGGTGAAGGGAAAGCTCTTCCTGTTTGGAGGCGTGTCTTCTCCTGAGGACTCCGAGTGTCTCTCAGACGTCTACAGCTTCGATATCG TGTCTCTGGAGTGGTCATTgctggaggtcaaaggtcgtctGCTGAAAACGCTCCGTCATTGCTCCGCCTCTGTGCGAGAAAACATCTATGTGTACGGAGGAAC ATCAGGAGGAACGGTGTCAGACGACCTCCTAGTCTTCAACACAg TGTCTCTTAAGTGGACACCAGTGAAGacatctggttcagtccctccTGCTCT GTGGGGTCAGAGCTGTGCGGTGGTCGGGGAGCAGATCTTTATGTTTGGAGGTTTTGGTTCAAATGGAGACGTCAGCAGAGACCTGTACCTGCTCCTCACAG AGTCTCTGGTTTGGCAGAAGTTTGAGCTCAGAGGAGAAAGTCCAGCCCCGACCTCAGGACACAGCCTCTGTGCCCACCACGAGAAG GATCTGTATTTGTTTGGAGGAAAACTCCAGAGTGAAGATGGAGCTGAGAACCCGTCCAACGAGATCCACAAACTCAGCCTGG tgaagaTGAAGTGGAAGGTTCCTCTGTACGTGGGAGTACCTCCAACGAGACGCCACGGACACACAGCGTTTGTACTACACAGCCAC ctgtacGTGTTCGGGGGGCGGGACAAAGACCAGGACTTCAACGACCTGAAAGTCATGAAACTGATCAACCCGTCAGAGAGACAaccag TGCTGAAGGGGATCTTGTCGGAGTTCGGGCTGCAGGGCGTCGGTCACAG TTTCACTCCCACAAAAATCCCCAATGTACGTTATGACATCACAGAGTCTCtcctgaccaatcagagcacagcaaTGGCCGCCAGTCCTCAG GCCACGGTTCTCAGAGACTTTGGTTCCGTTCGGGACGAGGCCATGAGGATGATCCAGAACGCCTTCCACCTGCTGGACCAGGAGCTCACCAAACTGGACCG GGACAGGGCTGAGTTGACTCGTTCGGGGCTGGAgctgcagagagacagagaaaaccTGGAGGCTCTgagacaacagcaacaacag gaGGTGCGGGACATGGTGGAGAGGCATCGCGCTCAGAACGAGGCGTGGCTCCGAGCACGAGCCGAAGAAAACGACCGTGAGAGGAGAGAGCTCAGCCGCATTAGG gaggaggtggtggaggagcagcagagactgaaggaggagcaggagtcTGTCCAGAAACGCTCCGAGCATCTGCTGACCATCATGCAACAGTTTAAAGGGATGTGA
- the LOC129456687 gene encoding sperm-associated antigen 16 protein-like: MFSKNHSLDQTVSDPRLRTKGGQLWAVTPIPETVDDFLRNFLLRLGLVQTLDCFQREWYQNQDQNQDQNQGPKRFVPDALTQQTLLQSELAQRREEAELLQTRVLDLNQTLMRLKHERNFHRERSVSAEVQKGALCADLAQLKQHHDSLEPALARLTRGHETALRARTLIAMETEEEVKRDGFMNETGPAHFTLLCSIRAHHQPISNVEIHPIKRLLASSSDDRTWRLWELPTNQEKVGALLLSGEGHSDWLTSCSFSPEGGRLATTSGDATVRVWDLDRGRCLLSLPGHLSSTWGCCFHRSGLSLASGSSDWTVRLWDLPGGRALATLRRHGKAVSSVHFPPHSDHFLLSSGRDGTLLLWDTRAPASHQATHRSAINHCTTDTTGRVVASCDAGGVVNLWDVRAFRSPLCSAHTAAGANQVSFCPGGSEEVAVAGGDGLVRVLRMSSGHVTELSGHVGQACSVRFDHQGETLLSAGTDGHVRVWSRTTRKGI; the protein is encoded by the exons ATGTTCAGCAAAAACCACAGCCTGGACCAAACTGTGTCTGACCCAAGGCTCCGGACCAAAGG GGGGCAGCTGTGGGCTGTGACTCCGATTCCTGAGACAGTGGACGACTTTCTGAGGAACTTCCTTCTGAGGCTCGGTTTAGTCCAAACTCTGGACTGTTTCCAGCGAGAATGgtaccagaaccaggaccagaaccaggaccagaaccagggtCCAAAAag GTTTGTCCCTGACGCTCTGACGCAGCAGACTCTCCTCCAATCAGAGCTGGCACAGCGGCGTGAGGAGGCGGAGCTTCTGCAGACGCGGGTCTTGGATCTGAACCAGACTTTGATGCGTCTGAAGCACGAGCGCAACTTCCACCGCGAGCGGAGCGTGAGCGCGGAGGTacagaagggggcgctgtgtgcGGACCTGGCACAGCTGAAGCAGCACCACGACAGCCTGGAACCCGCCCTCGCCCGCCTGACCCGGGGTCACGAGACCGCCCTGCGAGCACGCACGctcatcgccatggagac tgaggaggaggtgaagagagatgGATTTATGAACGAgacaggccccgcccacttcactctgctctgttccatcaGAGCGCACCATCAGCCAATCAGCAACGTCGAAATCCACCCAATCAAACGGCTCCTGGCCTCGAGCAGCGACGACCGCACGTGGAGGCTGTGGGAGCTGCCGACCAATCAGGAGAAG GTGGGGGCACTGCTGCTCTCTGGAGAGGGAcattctgattggctgacgAGCTGCAGCTTCAGTCCAGAAGGGGGCAGACTGGCCACGACCAGCGGAGACGCCACG GTGCGCGTGTGGGACttggacagggggcgctgtctcctctctctgcccggACACCTCAGCTCCACGTGGGGGTGCTGTTTCCACCGCTCCGGCCTCTCTCTGGCGTCCGGCTCGTCCGACTGGACCGTTCGTCTCTGGGACCTGCCCGGCGGCCGCGCCCTCGCCACGCTGCGTCGCCACGGAAAAGCCGTCAGCTCCGTGCACTTCCCGCCGCACTCCGACCACTTCCTGCTGAGCTCGGGACGCGACGGGACGCTGCTGCTGTGGGACACGAGGGCGCCAGCGAGTCACCAGGCAACACACCGGAGCGCCATTAACCACTGCACCACAGACACGACAG GTCGGGTGGTGGCCTCGTGTGACGCCGGTGGAGTCGTTAACCTGTGGGACGTCCGCGCGTTCCGCTCGCCGCTTTGCTCCGCCCACACCGCAgcaggagccaatcaggtgAGCTTCTGCCCCGGCGGGAGCGAGGAGGTGGCGGTTGCCGGGGGCGACGGGCTGGTGCGTGTGCTGCGGATGAGCTCGGGTCACGTGACAGAGCTGAGCGGCCACGTCGGGCAGGCGTGCAGCGTGCGCTTCGACCACCAGGGGGAGACTCTGCTGTCGGCGGGGACTGACGGACACGTGCGAGTCTGGAGCAGAACGACGCGGAAGGGCATCTGA